One genomic region from Fervidobacterium gondwanense DSM 13020 encodes:
- a CDS encoding YIP1 family protein — MQPKVSIRFLIIISLCFVFQTLLSNNSPFLTYTISGRNEWKITQDAYVVSEVLFKDLDLYYPEDIFIKDGKMYIADSGNARIVVYDMKTRKVSLIGEFSLWQPTGVFVDENYVYVADPGTSEVIVFDKEGNEVKRIGRPSNPLFGEGANFKPKELIVDKRGNLYIVSEGTFEGVIQLDQNGEFLGYYGANLASMTLLDKIIDIFYTREQKERLLNRIPKPYTNITIDSKGLIYTVTQKERGNAIKKHNTLGNNILPISREARMIDEPNFIDLAVDDSGRIYALTETGLVYEYDAEGNLIVSFGGRAIATERNGLFTVAAAICVDENGKIYVLDKERGLVHVFNPTQYIKTLHKALELYSEGKYLQSKELWKEVMIYDGYSKIAHYGLGKAYFQEGNYRQALAEFRIAQARRDYSDAFWEIRNEFLQKHTRGLLIAFIILIILVSILDNLYKREVIKFRIDVKSKLVKDLLYIWNILRHPLDTFYYIQRKRYGSVLSATIIYAIFFIVIQLEYFGRSFIFNLNTADRSVGFVFLASFAPVFLWVFANYLVSSINDGRGTLRDIYIFTAYSFAPYILFQPFVILLTYILSYNEAFLVSFASDIFIAWSAVLLFTGVKEIHDYDIKNTVKSILLTLAWVFVIILVYSIVYMLWDQLVQTGYAIVQEVLYRAR; from the coding sequence GTGCAGCCAAAAGTTAGTATAAGATTTTTGATTATCATATCTCTATGTTTTGTCTTTCAAACATTGTTGAGCAATAACAGTCCGTTTCTGACTTACACAATCTCCGGTAGGAATGAGTGGAAAATTACTCAGGATGCGTATGTTGTGAGTGAAGTTCTCTTTAAAGATTTGGACCTTTACTATCCTGAGGACATATTCATCAAAGATGGCAAGATGTATATTGCAGATTCTGGAAATGCAAGAATAGTTGTTTACGATATGAAAACAAGAAAAGTAAGCTTGATTGGTGAATTCTCGCTTTGGCAACCTACAGGTGTCTTTGTTGATGAAAATTATGTATACGTTGCAGATCCAGGAACTTCTGAAGTGATTGTTTTCGACAAAGAAGGAAACGAGGTAAAAAGAATCGGTAGGCCCTCAAACCCGTTGTTTGGCGAAGGTGCGAATTTCAAACCCAAAGAACTTATCGTTGACAAAAGAGGAAATCTATACATAGTCAGCGAGGGCACTTTTGAAGGTGTAATCCAGCTTGACCAGAATGGCGAATTTCTTGGCTACTATGGAGCAAATCTCGCATCTATGACACTATTAGACAAGATCATTGACATCTTCTATACGCGCGAACAAAAAGAAAGACTACTAAACAGAATCCCAAAGCCGTACACGAATATCACAATTGATAGCAAGGGGCTCATATACACCGTAACACAAAAAGAAAGAGGAAACGCTATAAAGAAGCACAACACCCTTGGTAACAACATACTGCCGATATCGAGAGAAGCAAGGATGATTGATGAACCGAATTTTATAGATTTAGCAGTTGATGATAGCGGAAGGATATACGCCTTAACCGAAACAGGACTGGTTTATGAATACGATGCTGAAGGCAACCTTATCGTTTCATTCGGTGGACGCGCAATTGCCACTGAGAGAAACGGTCTCTTTACTGTTGCTGCTGCAATCTGTGTTGATGAAAATGGCAAAATTTACGTTTTAGATAAAGAACGAGGACTTGTGCATGTTTTCAATCCTACGCAGTATATAAAAACTCTTCACAAAGCCTTGGAGCTTTATTCTGAGGGTAAGTACCTGCAAAGCAAAGAGCTTTGGAAGGAAGTGATGATTTACGACGGATATTCAAAAATAGCACACTACGGTCTTGGAAAAGCGTATTTCCAAGAAGGTAATTACCGTCAGGCACTCGCAGAGTTCCGCATAGCTCAAGCAAGACGCGACTATTCCGATGCTTTCTGGGAAATAAGAAACGAGTTCTTGCAAAAGCACACAAGAGGATTATTAATTGCGTTTATAATCCTCATAATTCTTGTCTCAATACTAGATAATCTCTACAAGAGAGAAGTAATAAAATTCAGAATAGATGTTAAATCTAAACTTGTGAAGGATTTACTATACATTTGGAACATTCTTAGACATCCACTCGATACATTTTACTACATACAGAGAAAGAGGTATGGTTCAGTCCTTTCAGCAACTATAATTTACGCGATTTTCTTTATAGTTATACAGTTAGAATATTTTGGACGGAGTTTCATTTTCAATCTGAACACAGCAGACAGAAGTGTTGGTTTTGTCTTTTTAGCAAGTTTTGCACCCGTGTTTTTGTGGGTCTTTGCGAATTACCTTGTCAGTTCAATAAACGATGGGCGAGGAACTTTACGAGACATATATATCTTCACCGCTTACAGCTTTGCGCCTTATATACTGTTCCAGCCATTCGTTATTCTTCTAACGTACATTCTTTCATATAACGAAGCGTTTCTTGTTTCGTTTGCTTCTGACATCTTCATCGCATGGAGTGCCGTTTTACTCTTCACAGGTGTAAAGGAAATTCACGATTACGATATCAAAAATACCGTTAAGAGCATACTCTTAACGCTTGCTTGGGTGTTCGTTATCATACTTGTATATTCAATAGTTTACATGCTCTGGGACCAACTCGTTCAGACAGGTTACGCAATTGTTCAGGAGGTGCTCTACCGTGCACGTTAA
- a CDS encoding carbohydrate ABC transporter permease, with protein sequence MKDKSFHFSYYKHFKDPATKTIIYIVLIGIGYAYLYPLLYMITTSFMTVDDLVNSTVVWIPTKLTIENFRRAWTVLDATKALFNSVYTSTLPALLQTLVTALIAYGLSRFEFPLKRLWIVLMLATFLIPTQVTLVTKYMLFSQLRLTGTIFSSILPATLGQGIRSAIFILMYYNFFNMLPKAFDEAAELDGANSFQIFYKIILPLSLPAIVTAFIFSLVWYWNETLLSGLLMGNNIKTLPLALRDFVARYAVLFPTADGSAANRINEGIRMAATMITILPLLVTYLILQRYFVESLERTGITGE encoded by the coding sequence ATGAAAGATAAAAGCTTTCACTTTTCGTACTACAAGCATTTTAAAGATCCAGCGACTAAGACAATTATATATATAGTTCTCATTGGTATCGGTTATGCTTATCTTTATCCTCTCCTTTACATGATAACAACTTCGTTTATGACTGTCGATGATTTAGTAAATTCAACCGTTGTCTGGATTCCGACGAAGTTGACCATTGAAAATTTCAGAAGGGCATGGACCGTTCTCGATGCAACAAAAGCCCTTTTCAACAGCGTGTATACTTCAACACTTCCGGCACTGCTACAGACTCTTGTAACAGCCTTAATAGCTTACGGACTTTCAAGGTTTGAGTTCCCTCTGAAGCGACTTTGGATTGTATTGATGCTTGCTACTTTCTTGATCCCCACGCAAGTAACATTAGTCACAAAATACATGCTGTTCAGCCAGTTAAGGCTTACTGGAACTATTTTTTCTTCTATATTGCCAGCAACACTTGGGCAGGGCATAAGAAGTGCTATTTTCATACTCATGTACTATAACTTCTTCAACATGTTGCCAAAGGCATTTGACGAGGCAGCAGAGCTCGATGGAGCAAACTCATTCCAAATATTCTATAAAATCATACTCCCGCTTTCGCTACCGGCTATCGTAACAGCTTTCATATTCTCTTTGGTGTGGTACTGGAATGAAACGCTACTTTCCGGGTTGCTTATGGGAAACAACATCAAAACACTTCCGTTGGCACTTCGCGATTTCGTTGCAAGGTATGCCGTGTTGTTCCCAACAGCTGATGGGAGTGCAGCAAATAGGATAAATGAGGGAATTAGAATGGCCGCAACGATGATTACTATATTACCACTCTTAGTAACTTACTTGATTTTGCAGAGGTATTTCGTTGAAAGTCTCGAACGAACAGGAATTACAGGTGAGTGA
- a CDS encoding carbohydrate ABC transporter permease has protein sequence MKISSKKDKGHWILLSPYLVLFLIFIALPVIVAIYLSFTYFNAIERPTWIGLQNYITLITRDTLFMQKVLPNTIKYALIVGVGGYILSFILAWLVAQLTRVPRTIFALILYSPSLTAGVTMTVLWRVIFSGDQQGYLNALLLNLGLIDKPIQWLQSPEHLMDIMILVALWSSMGVGFLAMLAGISNIDEQLYEAAYIDGIKNRLQEIIYITIPAMKPQMLFGAVMSIVNTFTSAGIGVALSGSNPTPQYAGQLIVNHVEDYGFLRYEMGYAAALSVVLLLIIWFFSRVAWRLFGER, from the coding sequence ATGAAAATCAGTTCTAAAAAGGATAAGGGCCATTGGATATTGCTATCACCATACTTGGTTTTGTTTTTAATATTTATCGCACTCCCGGTAATAGTTGCGATATATTTATCCTTCACTTATTTTAACGCAATAGAGAGACCAACTTGGATAGGACTGCAAAACTACATAACGCTCATCACAAGAGACACGCTTTTCATGCAAAAGGTATTACCAAACACGATAAAGTACGCACTTATCGTTGGAGTTGGCGGGTATATCTTATCATTTATCCTAGCTTGGCTTGTTGCTCAATTGACGCGCGTTCCACGTACTATCTTTGCTCTTATTCTATACTCACCATCTCTTACAGCCGGTGTTACTATGACTGTCTTGTGGCGTGTCATTTTCAGTGGTGATCAGCAAGGTTATCTAAATGCGTTGCTTTTAAACCTTGGATTGATTGATAAACCGATTCAATGGTTGCAATCGCCCGAACATCTTATGGACATAATGATTTTAGTTGCACTGTGGAGCAGTATGGGTGTTGGTTTCTTGGCAATGCTGGCTGGTATATCGAACATAGACGAACAATTGTATGAAGCGGCGTATATTGATGGAATCAAGAACAGACTTCAAGAAATAATATATATAACCATTCCAGCGATGAAGCCTCAGATGCTTTTCGGAGCGGTTATGTCAATAGTCAATACATTTACATCCGCTGGCATCGGTGTAGCTCTCTCAGGTTCAAACCCCACACCACAGTATGCGGGTCAATTGATAGTGAACCACGTAGAAGATTATGGATTTTTGAGGTACGAAATGGGATACGCCGCGGCTCTTTCAGTGGTTCTACTTTTAATTATTTGGTTTTTCTCAAGAGTCGCGTGGCGATTGTTTGGTGAAAGATAG
- a CDS encoding carbohydrate ABC transporter permease, with amino-acid sequence MRISRSARKAIAGYVYIMPWIIGFLLFTAFPFFYSLYLSFFHVNFTVSGIETEYVGWKYYIYAFRNDTAFPLNFSNTIINIVLSTPLVVIFALIVAILLNRKLHARTFFRLLYFLPVVIISGPVISELVTNNAASIVDPRRYFIYRFFLMIPNTISYPFLYMFNNLVLILWFSGVQILFFLAGLQKISSSIYEAAQIDGANDWVIFWKITLPLVRPFVIVNTIYTIVDLASFANNPVNTSITQHMFDIDKPYSYSSALSWIYFAAVMGILGVAYMLLHERRKKKI; translated from the coding sequence ATGAGAATAAGTAGAAGCGCAAGAAAAGCTATTGCTGGATATGTCTATATAATGCCTTGGATAATTGGTTTCTTGCTTTTTACGGCGTTTCCATTCTTCTATTCACTCTACTTGAGCTTTTTCCATGTCAACTTTACCGTTTCTGGAATAGAAACGGAGTACGTTGGATGGAAGTATTATATATACGCTTTCAGAAATGATACAGCATTTCCTCTGAACTTTTCAAATACGATTATAAACATAGTGCTTTCGACACCTTTGGTAGTAATCTTCGCTTTGATAGTAGCCATCTTGCTAAACAGAAAACTGCATGCAAGAACGTTCTTTAGGCTTCTGTATTTCTTGCCCGTTGTCATAATCAGTGGTCCTGTGATTTCGGAGCTTGTTACCAACAATGCTGCAAGTATAGTCGATCCAAGGAGGTACTTTATTTACAGGTTCTTCTTAATGATTCCAAACACGATTAGTTATCCGTTCTTGTACATGTTCAACAACCTTGTGCTTATACTATGGTTCTCCGGAGTCCAGATTCTTTTCTTCCTTGCTGGTCTGCAAAAGATAAGCAGTAGCATATATGAAGCCGCACAAATTGACGGTGCGAACGATTGGGTAATCTTCTGGAAGATAACATTGCCACTCGTTAGACCTTTTGTCATAGTTAACACTATATATACAATCGTCGACTTGGCATCGTTTGCTAACAACCCAGTTAACACGAGTATAACTCAGCACATGTTCGATATTGATAAGCCTTATTCGTACTCTTCAGCGCTTTCTTGGATTTACTTCGCAGCTGTGATGGGCATACTCGGCGTTGCGTACATGCTTCTGCATGAAAGGAGGAAAAAGAAAATATGA
- a CDS encoding carbohydrate ABC transporter permease: protein MAKFSTKTNPRYFHKSQLKFYFILTPIAIFMLLPIIFIFSQAFKPVDELFLYPPRFFVKRPTLANFYELFAMTRTSTIPVSRYLMNSILTAFFVVLFTIIISVFAGYALSKKQFKTKNLLFTINNLALMFVPVAVIIPRYLLIQELRLIDTFLINILSLLAMPIGVFLIKQFIDQIPDALIDAALVDGANDFQIIFNLIIPMLKPAISTVGILAFQVAWNSAEASLYYINNENLKTFAFYVSNLTQTTGNTIAGQGIAAAAGLIMFVPNLVLFIIMQSRVMNTMAYSGLK from the coding sequence ATGGCAAAATTTTCGACGAAGACGAATCCACGGTATTTCCATAAGAGTCAGCTTAAATTCTATTTCATATTGACACCTATCGCTATTTTCATGTTGTTACCGATAATATTTATCTTTTCGCAAGCTTTTAAACCAGTTGATGAGCTTTTCCTCTATCCGCCGAGGTTCTTTGTTAAAAGACCAACTTTGGCGAATTTCTACGAGTTGTTCGCCATGACCAGAACTTCGACTATACCCGTGAGTCGATACCTTATGAACAGTATACTGACTGCGTTTTTCGTTGTTCTGTTTACGATAATAATTTCTGTGTTCGCTGGTTACGCTCTTTCTAAAAAGCAATTCAAAACAAAGAATCTGTTATTCACGATAAACAACCTTGCGTTAATGTTTGTTCCTGTGGCAGTTATAATACCAAGATATCTATTAATCCAGGAGCTGAGACTTATAGACACGTTTTTGATAAATATACTTTCGTTGTTGGCAATGCCAATTGGTGTTTTCTTGATAAAGCAGTTCATAGATCAGATACCAGATGCACTTATAGATGCTGCACTCGTAGATGGTGCTAATGATTTCCAGATAATTTTTAATCTAATAATTCCTATGCTAAAACCCGCTATTTCAACCGTTGGAATATTAGCATTTCAAGTGGCATGGAATAGCGCCGAAGCCTCTTTGTATTACATAAACAATGAAAATTTAAAGACATTCGCTTTCTACGTTTCAAACCTTACGCAGACCACAGGAAACACGATTGCCGGACAAGGAATTGCCGCAGCAGCGGGATTAATTATGTTCGTTCCGAACCTTGTATTATTTATAATCATGCAATCGCGAGTAATGAACACAATGGCTTACAGTGGTCTTAAGTAA
- a CDS encoding DUF5696 domain-containing protein, whose amino-acid sequence MMISSMLFSQGIGDEFLSNRFTRPEVPVEIISKFTTQDYEKVGDSGILELYIDKNSTSMRVLDKRSGYVWGDVLTDTDAYNEMNDVWKNIAKSLVMIEYFDDRGISSVVGSASPDVKKTWKVLKNGASCTLNFEPVSISFTVFVEIFGDKLVFSLDQKTISEKDKYTLASVIFAPFLGSTIADEINGYAFVPDGPGALIRFSRPAHYLNWFEKRVYGKDYSIENLVSVNDLRANRPNDFLREEPTVLVPAFGVVHGVKKNAIFGVITSGAEYSAIISYPSGILSSYNWTSAKFIYRQKYLQPTSRSGAGIQVAQKEMNKFNARLELVFLTGDQADYVGMAKYYREAYSKQIFGEKPTKKEYKTKDIPLYLTVLVSDIEKQLIGQKVVQITSVENIKAMSETLSKSGVGNLVFLLKGWEKGGVNGNKINSTKVEPKFGEIDDIAKFALEHSAASGKSFELYFVTNTTRVTEKQLNLKNEVGLNLSQSLIFEERDNKDLWLYRSYYTKIDLSSRYLVERIKELNRNNIKNIAIEEFANKLYGHLKRDEEIYRSDARKLVEKTLSDVKNQGNNLILFVPNVYSWKYMKTFGNIPMNSSQYLFETDTVPFLQIVLSGNVVYFTPYMNNGFFSDTDVLKSIDFGAYPSFIVSWLDNASLKDTPLWDYPSTRFADWKSKIVEIYKKINGALKYVRGSKIIDRTVIHPGFVRVDYENGYSILVNYTEERVKFGNVVVEPVSYRVVKVVRNGVDGNENK is encoded by the coding sequence ATGATGATCAGTTCTATGCTTTTCAGTCAAGGTATTGGCGATGAGTTCTTATCCAATAGATTCACTCGTCCCGAGGTACCGGTAGAAATAATCTCGAAATTTACAACGCAAGATTATGAAAAGGTCGGCGATAGCGGAATATTGGAACTTTACATCGACAAGAATAGTACTTCTATGAGAGTATTAGACAAGCGTTCAGGGTACGTGTGGGGAGATGTTTTGACCGATACAGATGCCTACAACGAAATGAACGATGTTTGGAAGAATATCGCAAAATCCCTTGTAATGATAGAGTACTTTGACGATCGAGGCATTTCAAGTGTAGTTGGTTCAGCTTCACCAGATGTTAAGAAAACGTGGAAAGTCCTAAAGAATGGGGCTTCTTGTACATTGAATTTTGAACCTGTTTCGATAAGTTTCACAGTATTTGTTGAAATATTTGGTGACAAGCTCGTCTTCAGTTTGGATCAGAAGACGATATCTGAGAAAGATAAATACACTTTGGCTTCTGTAATATTTGCTCCATTTCTTGGAAGTACCATAGCGGATGAGATAAATGGATATGCATTTGTTCCAGATGGTCCAGGAGCGCTGATAAGATTCTCAAGACCGGCGCATTATTTGAACTGGTTTGAAAAGCGAGTTTACGGAAAAGATTACAGTATCGAAAATCTTGTAAGTGTAAACGACTTGCGAGCCAATAGACCAAACGATTTTCTTAGAGAGGAACCGACAGTGCTCGTTCCTGCCTTTGGTGTTGTGCACGGTGTTAAGAAAAACGCTATTTTTGGAGTAATAACTTCGGGTGCTGAGTACAGTGCAATTATTTCGTATCCAAGTGGCATACTCAGTTCTTACAACTGGACTTCCGCAAAGTTCATATACAGACAGAAGTACCTACAACCAACATCACGAAGTGGTGCTGGAATTCAGGTAGCACAAAAAGAAATGAATAAGTTCAACGCAAGATTGGAGCTTGTCTTTTTAACAGGAGATCAAGCTGATTACGTAGGGATGGCAAAGTATTATAGAGAGGCTTATTCGAAACAGATATTCGGCGAAAAGCCAACTAAAAAAGAATATAAGACAAAAGATATACCGCTCTATCTTACAGTCTTGGTAAGTGATATTGAAAAGCAGTTAATCGGACAGAAAGTTGTGCAGATTACTTCGGTGGAAAACATCAAGGCAATGAGTGAAACATTATCAAAGAGTGGAGTAGGTAATTTAGTATTCCTCCTTAAGGGTTGGGAAAAGGGAGGAGTTAACGGGAATAAGATTAACAGTACAAAGGTGGAACCAAAATTTGGCGAAATTGACGATATAGCTAAGTTTGCATTGGAGCATTCTGCGGCTTCGGGAAAATCTTTCGAATTGTACTTTGTTACTAACACGACAAGGGTAACGGAAAAACAGCTCAATCTTAAAAATGAAGTTGGATTGAATTTATCGCAGTCTTTGATTTTTGAAGAGAGAGATAACAAAGATTTGTGGCTTTACAGGAGCTATTACACAAAAATAGATTTGTCAAGTCGATATCTCGTTGAACGCATTAAAGAACTCAACAGAAACAATATAAAGAACATCGCCATTGAGGAGTTTGCAAATAAACTATATGGTCATCTTAAACGCGATGAGGAAATCTATAGAAGCGATGCACGAAAACTGGTTGAAAAAACACTATCCGATGTGAAGAATCAAGGCAACAATCTTATACTCTTCGTCCCGAATGTTTATTCATGGAAGTATATGAAAACCTTTGGAAATATACCGATGAATTCAAGTCAGTACCTTTTCGAAACCGATACGGTTCCGTTCTTACAGATAGTTCTAAGTGGTAATGTCGTGTATTTCACACCATATATGAACAATGGTTTCTTTTCAGATACCGATGTGCTCAAATCGATTGATTTTGGTGCATATCCATCGTTCATCGTCTCTTGGCTGGATAATGCTTCACTGAAGGATACACCTCTGTGGGATTATCCATCGACAAGATTTGCTGACTGGAAGTCTAAGATAGTTGAGATTTACAAGAAAATAAATGGAGCTCTTAAATACGTTAGAGGTTCTAAGATTATAGACAGGACAGTTATCCACCCTGGGTTTGTTCGTGTAGATTATGAAAACGGATACAGCATCTTGGTGAATTACACAGAAGAAAGGGTCAAATTTGGAAACGTAGTTGTTGAACCTGTTTCATACAGAGTTGTTAAAGTAGTGAGAAACGGAGTTGATGGAAATGAGAATAAGTAG